In a single window of the Oscarella lobularis chromosome 4, ooOscLobu1.1, whole genome shotgun sequence genome:
- the LOC136186235 gene encoding negative elongation factor E-like, protein MIKSLPLTPQEESLKQKYAILREKREAARAAAAAAAAASSEKISRPPAKRVARVDHQARSKKVASENQSSDKIGFKRSKNLEKRLKEQAKEQKGPRYESWTSSSAATGIDAETPSEERDDGDQQLPKKPASGKGTGKAMKGLYESFVPASGRPGTVPAIRGKKLFVECWGVKEGDLREAFESIGPLADFDPAPNRGYSFVTYNSIETADLAIKQLNNKQISNCSVKVSFARNQPGSIDISRIEVVEGHVRSKSSAASTESPLKDSRKPVVYDNDPF, encoded by the exons ATGATCAAGTCTCTTCCTCTCACACCTCAAGAAGAGTCTCTTAAACAAAAATATGCTATTCTTCGCGAGAAG AGGGAAGCGGCAAGAGCAGCGGCTGCAGCGGCTGCAGCGGCCTCTAGCGAAAAAATTAGCAGGCCACCGGCAAAACGAG TGGCGCGAGTTGATCATCAAGCGAGGTCAAAAAAAGTCGCATCGGAG AATCAGTCGTCGGATAAGATTGGCTTCAAGAGATCAAAGAACTTGGAAAAGAGACTCAAG GAGCAAGCTAAAGAGCAGAAGGGTCCTCGTTACGAGTCTTGGACGAGCTCCAGTGCTGCTACAGGCATCGATGCAGAAACACCAAGCGAGGAGCGGGACGACGGCGATCAGCAATTGCCAAAG AAACCTGCATCTGGGAAAGGAACTGGAAAGGCTATGAAGGGTCTTTATGAGAG CTTTGTTCCGGCTTCGGGGCGGCCTGGCACTGTGCCAGCGATTCGA GGAAAGAAGTTGTTTGTTGAATGCTGGGGTGTGAAGGAAGGGGATCTTAGGGAAGCGTTTGAGTCTATTG GGCCTCTGGCGGATTTTGATCCGGCACCCAATCGAGG GTATTCTTTTGTTACGTACAATAGCATCGAGACGGCAGATCTTGCTATTAAACAG CTAAACAATAAGCAGATTTCCAACTGCTCTGTCAAAGTTTCGTTTGCTCGAAATCAGCCTGGAAGTATTGACATCTCCCGAATAGAAGTTGTAGAGGGCCACGTGAGATCAAAGA GTTCAGCAGCTTCAACTGAAA gCCCTCTAAAGGATTCAAGAAAGCCCGTTGTCTATGACAATGATCCATTCTAA
- the LOC136186231 gene encoding 26S proteasome non-ATPase regulatory subunit 5-like, with translation MSEVLKLVSKLKQDRSATADSLEQLSVIISTLSPDDIREIVRSSEIISTLLSSSERTASETVLRKILQALDPLEIATEHDRLVLRLLTAGSERTKSIALSCLESTARSLEGALRLANSSLLDPIIDIVGENSLRCATSSVKILTSLTQFEENVRIVLSPARVKIFKEMSYSNDIVRHRIFDFYVSVAKVSFQAFEHCVKANLFVDVETELDSSDVLLQLNALESLSELASTAHGFAYLDSKSVPLKLENMLKKWLSGEDALAALILPGVVKFFGRLCLADDAERVANACQDHPAFLLSVLTMLSSGDDSLVAVAIDTIEVLGSTAAGRAALATEIPNEGRDAFSRLGDLVRSGSAPFRIRALDAIGSALKYLSLVSEFVSELSFQWFLAVDSCPLPLVVSIMKQPFADLHLAGLRAMCCIASNKWGLQETFNCPGLLEYVLNRSTETCKEGRELKYEIVKTMAESPAVEMIFGSPTVIRLKTYVLEGPFFAVSQSTVAMEGSN, from the coding sequence ATGTCGGAAGTACTGAAATTGGTTTCTAAGCTGAAGCAGGATCGTTCTGCGACGGCAGACAGCTTAGAACAGCTCTCCGTGATTATATCGACTCTCTCGCCAGACGATATTCGAGAAATCGTCCGCTCATCGGAAATAATTTCGACTCTACTCTCGTCGAGCGAAAGGACGGCGTCCGAAACGGTTCTTAGAAAAATTCTTCAAGCTCTGGATCCACTCGAAATAGCAACGGAGCACGATCGACTCGTTCTCAGACTCCTAACAGCAGGTTCGGAAAGAACGAAGTCGATCGCGCTATCGTGCCTCGAATCGACGGCCCGATCGTTGGAGGGAGCTCTCCGCCTGGCCAACTCGTCACTTCTCGATCCCATCATCGACATCGTAGGCGAAAACAGTCTCCGctgtgcgacgtcgtccgtaaaaattctgacgtcacttaccCAGTTTGAAGAGAACGTCCGAATAGTTTTATCGCCGGCACGCGTGAAAATCTTCAAGGAAATGTCCTATTCCAACGACATAGTGCGTCATAGAATTTTCGATTTCTACGTGAGCGTGGCCAAAGTCTCTTTCCAAGCATTCGAGCACTGCGTCAAAGCAAACCTCTTTGTCGACGTGGAGACCGAATTGGATTCGTCCGACGTCCTGCTTCAGCTCAACGCTCTTGAATCGCTTTCCGAGCTTGCATCGACGGCACACGGTTTTGCCTACTTAGATAGCAAATCGGTGCCACTGAAATTGGAGAACATGCTGAAGAAGTGGCTGAGTGGCGAGGACGCGCTCGCCGCTCTCATTCTTCCCGGCGTCGTGAAGTTTTTTGGAAGACTCTGCTTGGCTGACGATGCCGAACGCGTGGCGAACGCGTGTCAAGATCATCCCGCTTTCTTGCTGTCCGTTTTGACGATGCTATCGAgtggcgacgattcgcttgtCGCAGTCGCCATTGACACGATTGAAGTGCTCggttcgacggcggcgggaCGAGCCGCGTTGGCCACCGAGATACCGAATGAGGGACGAGACGCGTTTTCGCGCTTGGGTGACTTGGTGAGATCGGGATCAGCGCCGTTTCGAATCCGTGCGTTGGACGCGATCGGATCCGCGCTGAAGTACTTGTCTCTTGTGTCGGAATTCGTGTCCGAGTTGAGTTTCCAATGGTTTTTGGCCGTCGACTCGTGTCCTTTGCCGCTTGTTGTGTCCATCATGAAGCAGCCGTTCGCCGATTTGCATTTGGCTGGATTGAGGGCAATGTGTTGCATAGCAAGCAATAAGTGGGGCCTCCAGGAGACGTTCAACTGTCCGGGGTTGCTCGAATACGTGCTCAATCGAAGCACGGAGACGTGCAAAGAAGGAAGGGAATTGAAATACGAAATTGTCAAAACGATGGCCGAATCGCCTGCCGTTGAAATGATTTTTGGATCGCCGACAGTGATTCGACTCAAAACGTACGTTTTGGAGGGCCCCTTTTTTGCTGTCTCGCAATCTACAGTAGCCATGGAAGGTTCAAACTAA
- the LOC136186261 gene encoding U11/U12 small nuclear ribonucleoprotein 35 kDa protein-like, with protein sequence MGEEWSPFARRYNPLKCGSIDGTDDSAHDKGVIRALKADYRPDKQVKGDKYRTVFVARLNRDTTEESLTKYFATFGKIRHCRLVRDIVTGMSKGYAFIEYKHKSDAEEACRKGDKAVLEGYELFVDFERERTLPGWIPRRLGGGFGGRKESGQLRFGGRDRPFKKPIFFRKPESVSLPYGNEQRTRSVERRSHDRHRSRSGERRQRRHSKDGRHHRSSRSRSPSRYERSKKR encoded by the exons ATGGGAGAAGAGTGGAGTCCGTTCGCTCGCCGCTACAACCCGCTGAAATGCGGCAGCATCGATGGAACCGACGATTCTGCACATGACAAGGGCGTAATTCGCGCTTTGAAAGCAGATT ACAGACCCGACAAACAAGTGAAAGGAGATAAATATCGCACAGTATTCGTTGCTAGGCTTAACAGAGACACGACTGAAG AAAGCTTGACTAAGTATTTTGCAACTTTTGGAAAAATTCGGCACTGCAGGCTGGTTAGGGACATAG TTACTGGCATGTCAAAAGGTTATGCTTTTATTGAGTACAAGCACAAATCGGATGCAGAGGAAGCTTGCCGG AAGGGGGACAAGGCGGTGCTTGAAGGGTACGAATTGTTTGTTGATTTTGAACGGGAGAGAACTCTGCCTGGATGGATTCCGCGACGATTGG GTGGCGGGTTTGGAGGACGGAAAGAGTCAGGACAGTTGCGGTTTGGTGGACGAGATAGGCCTTTCAAAAAACCAAT ctttttTAGAAAACCGGAGTCAGTGTCGCTACCTTATGGAAATGAGCAACGGACGCGTTCTGTTGAACGTCGATCTCATGACCGGCACAGATCAAGAAGTGGCGAACgtcggcagcggcggcactCTAAAGACGGTAGACATCACAGGTCATCTCGGTCTCGGTCACCTTCGCGATAtgaaagaagcaaaaaaaggTGA
- the LOC136186253 gene encoding uncharacterized protein — MLRLLLFTSILIPFVVTYSSGPPVSRCGSMIPGHGVNGQTAASPYNVVTTATGGYTPGKEYTITIEKASPASSDFKGFMCQVRAADGSSTTARGSFESFNTGKAHNLACTTSKGAVTHKNGNAVSSFSATWKAPSPGAGQLKALCTVVQARATFWVQVQSAAFSELSSPTTAAPATTQQIATTNAVATTQAAATAATTTQAAATAATTTQAAATAATTTQAATTAATTTQAATTAATTTQAATTAATTTQAATTAATTTQAAATTTQASATAATTTQAAATAATTTQASATAATTTQAAATTTQASATAATTTQAAATAATTTQAVATAATTTQAAATAATTTQAVATAATTTQAAATAATTTQAAATAATTTQAAATAATTTQAAATTTQAAQAAATTNPQVATTKASKPSPNTVTMVGTTKQSATTTGNQQSTANVTDKVGNPMTTMTAPPPTGGENQSRLSKTACITITVILAVVLISSV, encoded by the exons ATGCTtcgccttctcctcttcactTCGATCTTAATCCCTTTTGTCGTGACTTACTCGTCGGGACCACCGGTTTCTAGATGCGGCAGCATGATTCCAGGTCACGGAGTCAACGGTCAAACTGCAGCTTCACCTTACAATGTCGTTACAACTGCAACAGGCGGTTATACTCCAGGAAAAGAATATACAA TCACGATTGAAAAAGCGAGCCCCGCCTCTTCCGATTTCAAAGGTTTTATGTGCCAAGTTCGCGCTGCAGATGGCTCCAGCACAACCGCCAGAGGCAGTTTTGAAAGTTTTAATACGGGAAAAGCTCATAACTTAGCCTGCACAACAAGCAAG GGAGCCGTAACTCACAAAAACGGAAACGCTGTTTCGTCATTTAGTGCCACCTGGAAAGCTCCGAGTCCAGGAGCCGGACAGCTCAAAGCTTT gtgCACAGTCGTGCAGGCAAGAGCCACGTTTTGGGTGCAAGTCCAGTCAGCTGCATTCAGCGAACTCAGCTCACCCACAACGGCAGCGCCAGCTACCACACAACAAATCGCGACAACCAATGCTGTCGCAACAACTCAAGCTGCTGCCACTGCTGCTACCACTACTCAAGCTGCCGCAACTGCTGCTACCACTACTCAAGCTGCCGCCACTGCTGCTACCACTACTCAAGCTGCCACCACTGCTGCTACCACTACTCAAGCTGCCACCACTGCGGCTACCACTACTCAAGCTGCCACCACTGCGGCTACCACTACTCAAGCTGCCACCACTGCTGCTACCACCACTCAAGCTGCCGCTACCACTACTCAAGCTTCTGCCACTGCCGCTACCACTACTCAAGCTGCCGCTACTGCGGCTACCACTACTCAAGCTTCCGCCACTGCTGCTACCACTACTCAAGCTGCCGCCACTACCACTCAAGCTTCTGCCACTGCGGCTACCACTACTCAAGCTGCTGCCACTGCTGCTACTACTACTCAAGCTGTCGCCACTGCGGCTACCACTACTCAAGCTGCCGCCACTGCTGCTACCACTACTCAAGCTGTCGCCACTGCGGCTACCACTACTCAAGCTGCCGCCACTGCTGCTACTACTACTCAAGCTGCCGCCACTGCTGCTACTACTACTCAAGCTGCCGCCACTGCTGCTACTACTACTCAAGCTGCCGCTACCACTACTCAAGCCGCACAAGCTGCTGCGACTACTAATCCACAAGTCGCGACAACAAAAGCATCGAAACCGTCGCCTAATACAGTGACAATGGTTGGTACTACTAAACAATCGGCTACGACCACCGGCAACCAGCAATCAACTGCAAATGTGACAGATAAAGTGGGAAACCCGATGACAACAATGACAGCCCCACCACCAACAGGCGGAGAAAATCAATCGAGACTTTCTAAAACCGCATGTATCACAATCACTGTGATTCTCGCTGTAGTTTTGATTAGTTCAGTCTGA